CGGCACCACGCCGAGCGCATCCTCAAGGGCCTGGGCTTCCGGGAGGCGGACCTGGCCAAGCCCACGGGGGCACTCAGCGGCGGGTGGCGGATGCGCGCGGCGCTCGCGGGGCTCTTGCTCCAGGATCCGGATCTGCTCCTCATGGACGAGCCCACCAACCACCTGGACGTGCCCACCCAGGCGTGGTTCGACGGCTTCCTCAAGCGCTCGCGCAAGGCGGTGGTGCTCATCTCCCACGACAAGGACTTCCTCAACCGGCAGGTGGGCCGCATCCTGTCGCTGGAGCTGGAGGGGCTGCGCTCGTACGTGGGCAACTACGACACGTACAAGCGCCAGCGCGCCGAGGAGAAGGAGCAGCTCAAGGCCCAGGCCGAGCGCGTCGAGGCGCGCAAGGCGGAGCTGCAGGGCTTCATCGATCGCTTCGGCGCCAAGGCCACCAAGGCCCGCCAGGCGCAGAGCCGCGCGAAGATGCTCGAGAAGCTCGAGGACGTGCAGGTGCTCGAGGAGCGGGCCACCATGCGCTTCCGCTTCCCGGAGGTGGAGCGCTCGGGGCGCGACGTGGTGACGCTGGAGGGCATCCAGAAGCGCTACGGCGAGGCGGTGGTGTACTCGGGGCTGGATGCGCGCGTGGAGCGCGGCCAGCGCATCGCGGTGGTGGGCGCCAACGGCGCGGGCAAGACGACGCTGTTGAAGATCGTCGCGGGCGAGCTCGCGCCGGACGGCGGCACGGTGAAGCTCGGGCACAACGTGGTGATGGGGTATTACGCGCAGCACCACGGCGACAAGCTCGACAAGCGCAACACCATCATCGAGGAGGTGCGCCCCCTGGCGGCGGACAAGCCGGAGAGCTTCGTGCGCGGGGTGCTCGGCTCGTTCATGTTCTCGGGCGATGACGTGGACAAGCCGGTGGGCGTGCTCAGCGGTGGAGAGCGGGCGCGCGTGGCGCTCGCCAAGCTGCTCCTGGTGCCCTCCAACCTGCTGCTCATGGACGAGCCCACCAACCACCTGGACCTGGACTCGACGGAGATGCTCATCGAGGCGCTCCAGGGTTATGGCGGCACGCTGCTCTTCGTGTCCCACAACCGCGCGTTCGTGAACGGGCTGTCCACGCATGTCTGGGACGTGGTGGGCGGCAAGGTGGAGACGCACCCGGGCAACCTGGACGACTACCTCTACCACCAGGAGCAACGGCGCCTGGCGCTGGAGGCGGAGGGCGGGGGCGACAAGCCGGTGGAGAAGGGCGCGGCGGCGGGGCTCTCGGAGAAGGAGCGCAAGCGCCTGGAGGCCGAGGCCCGGCAGCGGCGCAGCGTCGTCGAGGGCCCCATCAAGAAGGAGATCGCCAAGCTGGAGGAGGCGATCGCGAAGCTGGAGCAGGCGCAGAAGGAGCGCGAGACGCAGCTCGCCGACTCCGCGCTCTACAACGACTTCGCCAAGGCCAAGCCGCTCATGGACGCCCACCGGGACGGCAAGAGCGAGCTGGAGCAGCTCTACGCGCGGTGGGAGACCGCGCAGGAGAAGCTCGCCGAGGCGTCCGCCTCGCTCTGAGGCGGAGCGCCCGGACGGGGCTCAGCGGTTGCGGACCGGGGTGGCGTCGTGCCGGCCCCATCCTCCACCTCGAGGACCGTCGTTGTCTCGGCCGCGGGGACCGTCGTGGTCCCGGCCTCGAGGACCGTCGTGGTCCCGGCCACGAGGACCGTCGTGGTCCCGGCCACGAGGACCGTCGTGGTCCCGGCGGGGGCCGTCGTAGCGATCCCTCCAGGGCCCATTGGGCCCGGAGTCGTGGTGGCGCGGTCCGCGATCCCAGTCCCGGTCCCGGTAGTAGGGAGGCGGGTTGTAGCGGGGGCCATGGCGGTACCCGTACGGCCGACTCCAGTGGAACATGGGGTAGCGGCGCCAGGTGTGCACGAAGTAGCTCGGTCGGCCCCAACCCACGGAGATGCGCGCGTACCGGTACTCCGGCACGACGACCCGGGTCGAGCCATGCATTGCCCAGCCCCCACCCACGAAGTACCAGGAGGGGCCGCGACGCACCCAGCGCGGCGTGACGAAGACGAGGTCCGGACGGGGCGGAGCCATCCAGCTCCCAGTCACCCAGGACCAGTTGACCCCGGACCAGTACCAGTACCCGGGAGCCCACGTGTAGGAAGGCGCGGGCGCGGGGGGAGGCGTTTCCATCTGGGGCGCTGGAGGAGCCTGGGAGGCGACGACCTCCTCGTTGGTGACGGCGATGGGAATCTCCACCTGCGTCGAGCCGGGCCGCGCCCAGCCGCCGGAGATCCACCGCCAGCCCGAGCCCTCCTGCTGCCAGTAGCCGTTGATGAACTGGTAGCCCGGCATGGAGGCGATCCAGGTGCCCGGATTGAAGCGCCACTCGTTGCCGTCCCAGTACCAGTGCCCGGAGGCCCACACCGCGTCGCGGAAGGGGCGGGCCGTCTGCGTCTCGTTGGGCAGGGCCGGAGGAGCGTAGGGGGCCAGGGGGCCCGCCTCCTCCTCGGAGTACTCATCCTCGTCGTAATACCCCTGCGAGGAGTCCTGCGAATAGGAGGGCGCGGTCTGCCCGTGAACGACGGGGGCCGCCAACCCGATCATCAGACACATCCACCACCGAGGGGTCATGACACTCTCCAATCCATTCGGTCCCGGCCCGTCGTCGCACGAACGGAGCGTGCCCGGGCTTGGAATCTGTGGAGGTGGGGACGTCCGTCACGGCGGAGTATTCATGCCACCTCGCCTCCCCACCCCATGGCCATCCTTCCCCCGGGAGGCAACCCCCTTCAAGCGGACGAGCAGGGGGACAGAGCGCGGAGTGTCCAGGGCGGGAAACGCGGGCCTCAAGGGACCCGGCGTCGCGAGGGGAGGGCGCGTCCGAGCAGCAGGAGCCCGCCGAGCACCAGGGCCGTGGGCCCCAACCAATCCCCCCAGGCCACCAGGAGGGTGGTCAGCCGCGGCGGGGGCGGCACGCTCAGCGCGAGGCTCGCGCGGTGATCATCGGGCACCTCGGTGAGCACCTCGCCCGTGGCGCTGATGAGGGCGGAGATGCCCGAGTTGGTGACGCGCACCTGCGGCAGCCGTGTCTCGATGCTGCGAAACGCCGCGTGCATCAGGTGCAGCTTGGGCCCGGGTGTCCCCTGGAACCAGGAGTCGTTGGACAGCGTCACGATGAGCTCCGCGCCCCGCCGCGCCTCCTCGGCGACGTAGCCGGGGAAGATGGACTCGTAGCAGATGAGCGGCGCGATGGTGAGTCGCCGGCCCTCGCGCAGGGCCAGCTCCAGCGCGCGCGGTCCCGGCCCCCGCTTCCAGTAGCCCGTCCACGGCAGACGCTCGCGCAACCACGGCGAGTCGAGCGACTCGGGCACCCACTCGGTGAGGGGAAAGAGCATCGTCTTGCGGTAGGCCGAGCGTGTCAGCTCCCCTCCGTGTCCCGGTCCCACGAACACGGCGGCGTTGTACTCGCGCTCCTGCTCGAGCTCGTAGGTGCCGAAGAGCAGGGGCACCCGGCGCTCGGAGATGAACCCGGAGAGGTCCGCGTCGAACTCGGCGCCCGCCTCGCTCTTGGGCGAGCCGTACGTCGTCGGATACACGGTCTCGGGCCAGATGAGCAGATCCACGCCCCGGCCCTGGAGCAGCTCGTCCGAGAGCCGATAGTGCGTGTCGAGGATCATCCGCACCACCTCGTACATGCCCGTCTCCGCCGCGAGCTTGTCGTATTTGGTGATGTTCGCCTGGACGACGCCCACCTCCAGGGCGGGCCCACGCGCCGTCTCCCGCGCCACCTGCCAGATGCGAAGCCGCCCATACCCGCTCCCCGCCAGGACGAGCACTGCCAGCACGGCCAGCGGCACCGCCACGCGTCGGGGGGCCTCGCGCGCCGCGAGCGCCTTGCCCGCGGCGAGCACGCACTCGTTGCCGATGAGCAGCAGGAAGGTGAGCCCGTGTGCTCCGGCGAGGTCCGCGACCTGCCGGAGGGACTCGGAGGCGTAGAAGCCCTGGCCCAACGTCTCCGCGAAGAGCTTGGGGCACAACCACTCGGTGCCCACGTACACGAGGGCGCAGGTGAGGGTGATGCGCCCGAAGCCGAGGGGCTCCGGGGTGGTACGCCGCAGGTGGTGGCGCACGAGCGCGTAGATGATGAACTGCGACTCCATGAGCGGTGCCAGCAGCAGCACGGCGAGCCAGCACACCACGAGGGGCGCCTGGGAGTAGCCGTGCAGCGCCTCGGGGAACCAGCCGAAGATGGCCGCGGTGAAGGTCATGGCGAGCGCCGTGCCCGCGAGGACGGCCTCCTTCCCGGAGCGGGTGCGATCCAACACCCACAGCCAGGGGACGAGCTCCACCCAGCCGAGCGCCACCCACCGGGCCTCCAGGCGCGCGAACCACGCGAGGAGGGTGGTACTCGCCAGGATGCCGAGCAGCGCGGGCCCCCATCTCCCCGCGCGTGCCGCCCACCCGCTCATGGCAGGGGCTCCACTCCTTCGGGCCCCTCGGGAAGCTCCAGGACTTCCAGGGGCATGCCCGGGGGAGCCAGCTCCATCGGGACGACGCGGTTGGCGGGCAACTCCACCGGCTGTCCGTTCGAGTCGGTCGGGTGGTAGTCCGGATGGAACATGAGGATGGGCTTCACGGCCTGCCCTTCATCCGTGGACTGGTAGTGGCGCACGTAGCCGGGGGGCAGCTCGAAGCCCTCGGGCACGACGAGGCCCTGCTTGAGGGGCTTGGTTCCCGGGCGGTACAGGTGGACGCCGTCCGAGGGTTCCGCGGGCTCGTCCCGTGGCGGCACGGGCTCCGGAGCGGGCGAGGGCGGAGCCTCGGCGTGGGGGAGGGGGGCGGGCGTGTTGCCCGTGCGCGGTGGCGGCGGAGGGGGACGGGTCGCCGTGACGCGCGGGGGCGCGATCCGCTCGGGCGCGGGGGAGGGATCCTCGGGCCACAGCAGCCACGCGCACAGGGCCGCGCAGCCGGCGGTGAAGCCGAGTGCCAGCCAGATGAGCCAGGTGCCCTGGGACGTGTTCTTCTTCTGGATGCGGGTCACGCCATCACCATCGACGTGCCGCTCATAGGTAGGAGGCCGCGAAGCCATTCTCGCCCCTGTTCTTCGGGCCCCGTATGCTACGGACCCCTCGCCTCCCGGGCAATCCGTCCCCATGTCCTCTCCGCACGCCGATGCCGCCCCGGCGCCCGCCGCTCCGCGTCAGGCCACACTCCCGGGCTTCCCCGTTCGCGCCTGGACGGCACCGCAACGGCTCGCCGACGCCGTGCTCCAGGCCCTGCTCGTGGCCACCGTCCTCGCCGCCGCGGTGCTCATCCTCCACTTCACCTTCGAGGGCGAGGCCAACCCGACGCCTCCGCCTCGGGCCGGAATGCTCGGGTTGCTGGCGCTGGGCCTGTATGGGCTCCTCCGCCTGTTGCGCTGGCGCTCGGCCGCCACCCTCCAGGTGGAACCCGAGCGGCTCGTGCTGGAGCGCCGCGGGGACCGGTTCGAGATTCCAGTGTCCTCGGTGGAGTCCGTTCGCGGGTGGCGGTTGCCGCTGCCGGTCGCGGGGCTCGCGCTGCGGATGCGCTCGGGGAGGCGCTTCCAATACGGCGTCCAGGTGGAGGATCCGCTCCCCGTGCTGGAGGCGTTCGGCCAGGAGCATGCCCAGGCGCGCGAGGAGGCGCGGCATCCGCTCACCGCCTTCGCTCACGCCCGGGCAACGGTGATGCGTCCGGGGGCGCTCCTGTTCGCGTTCAAGTTCTTCCTGTTTCCCCTCATCCCCGGCGGCATCATGTTCCGGGCCAATCAATACATCACCTACGGTGGGCCGTTCGCGCAGTACCGCATGTATGGACTCGCGCCCTATCTGCAAAGCCTGTTCACCTATTGGGTGTACTTCGGAGCGGCGCTCGTCGTGTACGCCACGCTCCTGCGTGTCCCGGCGGAAGTGCTGGCATTGGGGGGAACGTGGTTGTCTCCACGCCGCGCGCGAGGGGTCCGGCGGTTCGTGGAGATCACCTGCGCGCTGCTCTACTTCGTGGGCTCCCTCGCGCTCATGGCGGTGCAATTCCTGTCGTGACGTCTCCACTCATGGCGCGCCGAAGTGACGACGCAGTCCCCGCTGGCCCGCGGGCGTGACGATGAGTCCGCGCGAGTCGGGTTGACGCTCGACCCAGCCCAGCGCGAACACGCGTGAGGCGAGCGCCGCCCCCAGCGCACCGGCGAGGTGATCCCGTCGTTCGCTCCAGTCGAGGCAGCGGTGGGCGAACTGGCGCCGCTGCTCGCGCAAGGGGGCCACTTCGATTCCAAAGGCCTCGAACCACTCCTCACCGCTCGGTGTCAGCGCGAAGGCTCGCCGCCGGAGGGAGAGGTGCCCGTTGCGCAGGAGCGCATCGGTGATGCCCATCCCGAGCCGCCCCGCGAGATGGTCATAGCAGTAGCGCGCGGCCCGGAGATTCTCCGGCGTCGCCGACGCGCGAGGCCCTCGGACCGCCACGGTCATCAGCGCTTCCACCATGCGCGCCACGGTGGGCGTGGCGAGCCGGAACACCTTGTTTCGCCCCTGTCGGGTCGAGCGGATCAACCGGGCCTGCTCCAGCCGCCGGAGGTGGACCGTCGCCGTCGCGGGGCTCACGCCCGTGCCGAAGGCCAGTTCCTTGGCGACGAGCGACCGGCCTTCCATGAGCAATTCCAACATCCGGATCCGCGTGGCATCTCCGACGGCTCCGGCCAGCTCGGCGAGGTCCGGCCCCGCGTTCATCGTTCGTTCCATGACGAACCATTTCCTAGCACACGGAGGGGTCAACAAGGGCAGTGTCTTCCGGGCGAGGACCGATGACACCCCCCACCGACCCCTATCAGGCCGTCACGCACCCCGACCCCTATCCGTACTACGCGAGCCTGTGTGCCCGCGGAGGTCTGCAACGCATCGCGGGCTTCGAGCCCTGGATCGCGGCGGATGCCGCCACGGTGCGCGCCGTGCTCACGAGCGAGGCCTGCCGGGTTCGCCCCCAGGCGGAGCCCGTCCCGTCGCACCTGCTCGGCTCTCCCGCTGGCGCGCTCTTCGGGCGGCTCGTGCGGATGAACGACGGAGCGCCCTCCGCGGCCGTGAAACAAGCCCTGGCCTCCGCGCTTCCGACGGTGATGCGGGCCGTGGATGCGGAAAGTCGCCGTTGGTCGGCCCGGCTCTTCTCCGAGCCGCGCCTGTCGCTCCTGCCAGAGAAGGCGCTCCAGCTTCCCGTGTTCGTGCTCGGCTGCCTGCTGGGATTTCCCGAGGAGTTCCTGGCGGAGAGCGTGCGGGAGGTGGATGCGTACGTTCGTTCGGTGACCCAACCGGGGGCGCGGACAGAGGGCGCTCTGGGCGCCGTGCGGCTCGTCGAGCGCGTGACGGCGTGTCTCCAGGCGAAACCCCGTGCACCGGAACTGCTCGGTGCCTTCTCCTCGCGGATGCGGGAGGAGGGAGGGGCGCTGGAGGCACTGGTTCCCAACGCGGTGGGGCTCCTCACCCAGGCGTATGAGGCGACCGCCGGCCTCCTGGGGGCCGCGCTGCTCGCGTTCGCGCGGATGCCCGCGCTGCGGGAACAACTCGCTCGGGGCGAGTGCTCCATTGACGACGTGGTCCGGGAGGCGGCGCGCCACGAGTCCCCCATCCAGAACACCCGGCGCTTCATCCACGCGTGCGCGACCGTTGCGAATCAGGAGTTGGAGGCGGGGGCGACGGTGGTCGTCGTGCTCGCCGCCGCGAACCGCGATCCCCGGGTGAATCCCCAGCCCGACGTGTTCCTCCCACGCCGCCCCGAACGCCAGACCTTCACCTTCGGCCTGGGCGCCCATGCCTGTCCGGGCCGGGAACTCGCGGTGACGATGGTCTCCGCGGCGGTGGAGCGCGTGCTCGCGAGTGGCCTGGAACTCACCCCGCTGTCGAAGTCCATCACCTGGCGTGCTTCCACGAACGCTCGCATCCTGGGAGGTCTACAATGATTGCCGTCATCTTCGAGGTCTGGGCCCACGAGGACCACCGCCAGCGGTATCTCGATCTCGCCGCGGCCTTGCGGCCCCTGCTGTCGGGTATCGACGGATTCATCTCCATCGAGCGCTTCCAGAGCCTCGGCGATCCAGGCAAGTTGCTGTCGCTGTCCTACTGGCGCGACGAGGCGGCGGTGGCCGAATGGCGGCGCCAGCAAGCCCATCGGGAAGCCCAGGGAGAAGGCCGGGAGGGCGTGTTCCGCGACTACCGTCTGCGCGTGGCCCACGTCGTCAGGGATTACGGCTTGAAGGACCGGGCGGACGCGCCCGCCGACAGCCGCACCGTGCACGGTTGACCAGGGACCGCCTCGAGGACACTTTCAAGGCCCGCGGCTGCCGCGTCTGCTCATCCGATGGTCGACGGCAGGGAGATGATGAAGGTCGCCCCCTGGCCCTCCTGCCCATCGACACTGAGCATCCCACGGTGCCCCTGCACCACGATTTCGTAGCTCAAGGACAGGCCCAGCCCCGTTCCGACACCGGGGGGCTTCGTCGTGAAGAAGGGCTCGAAGACCCTGCTCTTCAACGCGGCCGGGACACCCACGCCG
Above is a window of Cystobacter fuscus DNA encoding:
- a CDS encoding ArsR/SmtB family transcription factor, whose product is MERTMNAGPDLAELAGAVGDATRIRMLELLMEGRSLVAKELAFGTGVSPATATVHLRRLEQARLIRSTRQGRNKVFRLATPTVARMVEALMTVAVRGPRASATPENLRAARYCYDHLAGRLGMGITDALLRNGHLSLRRRAFALTPSGEEWFEAFGIEVAPLREQRRQFAHRCLDWSERRDHLAGALGAALASRVFALGWVERQPDSRGLIVTPAGQRGLRRHFGAP
- a CDS encoding antibiotic biosynthesis monooxygenase family protein codes for the protein MIAVIFEVWAHEDHRQRYLDLAAALRPLLSGIDGFISIERFQSLGDPGKLLSLSYWRDEAAVAEWRRQQAHREAQGEGREGVFRDYRLRVAHVVRDYGLKDRADAPADSRTVHG
- a CDS encoding YXWGXW repeat-containing protein, whose amino-acid sequence is MTPRWWMCLMIGLAAPVVHGQTAPSYSQDSSQGYYDEDEYSEEEAGPLAPYAPPALPNETQTARPFRDAVWASGHWYWDGNEWRFNPGTWIASMPGYQFINGYWQQEGSGWRWISGGWARPGSTQVEIPIAVTNEEVVASQAPPAPQMETPPPAPAPSYTWAPGYWYWSGVNWSWVTGSWMAPPRPDLVFVTPRWVRRGPSWYFVGGGWAMHGSTRVVVPEYRYARISVGWGRPSYFVHTWRRYPMFHWSRPYGYRHGPRYNPPPYYRDRDWDRGPRHHDSGPNGPWRDRYDGPRRDHDGPRGRDHDGPRGRDHDGPRGRDHDGPRGRDNDGPRGGGWGRHDATPVRNR
- a CDS encoding ABC-F family ATP-binding cassette domain-containing protein, coding for MSLVIAQDICLSYGKKVLFDSESFTLGPKDRVGLVGANGTGKSSLMKILAGVQHPDSGTLTYRRKARVGYLPQELAGLPDGSVVDAVMSTVPGRDSLEARLRDTEAALAAAGSEEEQLELAQALADLHAELDHFEDHYGRHHAERILKGLGFREADLAKPTGALSGGWRMRAALAGLLLQDPDLLLMDEPTNHLDVPTQAWFDGFLKRSRKAVVLISHDKDFLNRQVGRILSLELEGLRSYVGNYDTYKRQRAEEKEQLKAQAERVEARKAELQGFIDRFGAKATKARQAQSRAKMLEKLEDVQVLEERATMRFRFPEVERSGRDVVTLEGIQKRYGEAVVYSGLDARVERGQRIAVVGANGAGKTTLLKIVAGELAPDGGTVKLGHNVVMGYYAQHHGDKLDKRNTIIEEVRPLAADKPESFVRGVLGSFMFSGDDVDKPVGVLSGGERARVALAKLLLVPSNLLLMDEPTNHLDLDSTEMLIEALQGYGGTLLFVSHNRAFVNGLSTHVWDVVGGKVETHPGNLDDYLYHQEQRRLALEAEGGGDKPVEKGAAAGLSEKERKRLEAEARQRRSVVEGPIKKEIAKLEEAIAKLEQAQKERETQLADSALYNDFAKAKPLMDAHRDGKSELEQLYARWETAQEKLAEASASL
- the lnt gene encoding apolipoprotein N-acyltransferase: MSGWAARAGRWGPALLGILASTTLLAWFARLEARWVALGWVELVPWLWVLDRTRSGKEAVLAGTALAMTFTAAIFGWFPEALHGYSQAPLVVCWLAVLLLAPLMESQFIIYALVRHHLRRTTPEPLGFGRITLTCALVYVGTEWLCPKLFAETLGQGFYASESLRQVADLAGAHGLTFLLLIGNECVLAAGKALAAREAPRRVAVPLAVLAVLVLAGSGYGRLRIWQVARETARGPALEVGVVQANITKYDKLAAETGMYEVVRMILDTHYRLSDELLQGRGVDLLIWPETVYPTTYGSPKSEAGAEFDADLSGFISERRVPLLFGTYELEQEREYNAAVFVGPGHGGELTRSAYRKTMLFPLTEWVPESLDSPWLRERLPWTGYWKRGPGPRALELALREGRRLTIAPLICYESIFPGYVAEEARRGAELIVTLSNDSWFQGTPGPKLHLMHAAFRSIETRLPQVRVTNSGISALISATGEVLTEVPDDHRASLALSVPPPPRLTTLLVAWGDWLGPTALVLGGLLLLGRALPSRRRVP
- a CDS encoding cytochrome P450 is translated as MTPPTDPYQAVTHPDPYPYYASLCARGGLQRIAGFEPWIAADAATVRAVLTSEACRVRPQAEPVPSHLLGSPAGALFGRLVRMNDGAPSAAVKQALASALPTVMRAVDAESRRWSARLFSEPRLSLLPEKALQLPVFVLGCLLGFPEEFLAESVREVDAYVRSVTQPGARTEGALGAVRLVERVTACLQAKPRAPELLGAFSSRMREEGGALEALVPNAVGLLTQAYEATAGLLGAALLAFARMPALREQLARGECSIDDVVREAARHESPIQNTRRFIHACATVANQELEAGATVVVVLAAANRDPRVNPQPDVFLPRRPERQTFTFGLGAHACPGRELAVTMVSAAVERVLASGLELTPLSKSITWRASTNARILGGLQ